The Spea bombifrons isolate aSpeBom1 chromosome 7, aSpeBom1.2.pri, whole genome shotgun sequence genomic interval TTTAATGAATATCGCTAGCAACCAAATCACGCCTAAAGAAGttcaattacacacacatatatatatatatagcgcttaACAGGTAAGGGACATATGTCTGCGCATGTGTTCGCCTGATGATGCCCACGCAGCCGGCACACGAACCCACTTACAAATATGGACAGAACGACGGGCCCTCGGATAATCCACCAGACGCTGGCGTTGGAATTAATGTCCCAGCAACTGAAACATGGAGCGACAAAACTGTTCATTTCCGAGACAACGCAgctaaaaaatattcaatttaaTTTACCGGGTCTTTGGAGAATATCCCCTCaaacataaagggttaaatgcagtgtccaaaatattaataaaaaacgaCATGTTTACACGTGAATAACACGGATCCTTACCCAATGTTCTCATACAGATGCCGGCAGATGGACCAGGCTATGATAAACACCAGAGGCGAGCCTGAAACACGGGAGAAAAGAGGTTAACTGGGATACCCCCTACCCCCCCCAGCAGGATCAGTACCCCCCAGCAATCAGTACCCCCCAGCAGGATCAGTACCCCCCCAGCAGGATCAGTACCTACCCCCCCACACCCCCCAGCAGGATCAGTACCCCCCCAGCAGGATCAGTACCTACCCCCCCACACCCCCCAGCAGGATCAGTACCCCCCCCAGCCGGATCAGTACCCCCCCCCAGCAGGATCAGTACCTACCCCAGCCCAGGGCAATGTACCAGCAGAAGTACTTCCACTCGGAGAAGAAGGAGACGACGAGCAGGGTGTGCAGATAGAGCCCCTCCACCAGCAGCCAGCTGTAATTGGCCATGATGCAGTATTGGAAGAAAATCATGATGTATTTACAGCCGTCCTGCAAAGAGAGGGTGACTGAGCCCCAAAATACCACAACGGCATATACCACGACGTGCCGTCATATATACCATGACCCGCCGTCATATACCACGACCCGCCGTCATATACCACGTCATATACCACGACGTGCCGTCATATACCACGTCATATACCACGACGCGCCGGCATATACCACGACTCAACGTCATATACCACGTCATATACCATGACCCGCCGTCATATACCACGACCCGCCGTCATATACCACGACCCGCCGTCATATACCACGTCATATACCACGACCCGCCGTCATATACCACGACCCGCCGTCATATACCACGACCCGCCGTCATATACCACGTCATATACGACGCGCCGGCATATACCACGACGTGCCGTCATATATACCACGACGTGCCGTCATATACCACGTCATATACCACGACGCGCCGGCATATACCACGACTCAACGTCATATACCACGTCATATACCATGACCCGCCGTCATATACCACGACCCGCCGTCATATACCACGACCCGCCGTCATATACCACGTCATATACCATGACGCGCTGGCATATACCACGGCGCTGATGGCGCTGCTCGCCCCGACCTCGTTCTCTTACCAAGTAAACGCTGCAGTACTGAGCGTCCTCCGCAGAGAAGAGCACGGCGTCCTTAATGAAGATGGACATCGCTCGCAAGATGAACGACGCAAACAGGTGCATGTGGATGTAGTTGCGAGTGCAACGGAGCCTCCTGCGCCAAGCAGAGAACACGGAGCAACGTCAGCGGATCACGCCATTTAAACGCGCCTCTCGCTGCAACACGCAACACACACTCACCTGAACGAGGCCAAGAGGAGCAGAGCGAGCGACAGAGACACCAGCGACGTCCCGTAACCCACCGAGTACAGCGTCTTCAGGTGCATGTAATAGGTTTTCTGCGGAACACAGGATAATATGACCAACACACGCTAATCGTATGGCCGAGTACACGCTAATCACATGATCCAGTACACGCTAATCTTATGATCCAGTACATGCTAATCACATGATCCAATACATGCTAATCGTATGATCCAATACACGCTAATCACATGATCCAGTACATGGTAATCATGTGATCCTGTACACACTAATCATATGATCAGGTACATGCTAATAGTATGCTGCAGTACACGCTAATTATATGCCACCCAACATACCACATCCTCAAAAACGGTGTCATTGACGTCGTACCCACAGGCCACGTGCACCGGGGGGAACGTCCCGGACCACCCGTCTTCTGTGCAGTTTCGATACACAAACCCTGAGCAATGAGACAGACTGTGAAAAACCCACAGATGGATCACTGGAAGGATCCACTGGGGGGTAAATGCTGCTTAATGTAATTTGAGGCCCCCACTGTAAAAATGTTACCCAAAAAAGGGCTTTTGTTACGGAGATGCCCCGGGGGGCCGCTGCCGGTGTGCCCCCCCTGCCCCCTGTGGATGTCATACCTTTGGTCCCGGTGATGATTTGCAGGATCTCTGGGCACGGTCTGATGACGGTGTCTCCGAGGGCGACCGACGGCCAGCAGCTCAGATTATCCCACATTCCTGCGCATCCTGCAACGGGCACAAAACCGTGACCCTCCGCCGGCACTCACACTCCTGTGCCCGGCGGCACTCACGCTCCTGTGATCAGTACCCGGCGGCACTCACCCTCCTCTGATCAGTACACAGCAACACTCACCCTCCTGTGATCAGTACACAGCAACACTCACCCTCCTGTGATCAGTACCCGGCGGCACTCACCCTCCTGTGATCAGTACACAGCAACACTCACCCTCCTGTGATCAGTACCCGGCGGCACTCCCCCTCCTGTGATCAGTACACACCAACACTCACCCTCCTGTGATCAGTACACAGCAACACTCACCCTCCTGTGCCCGGCAGCACTCACCCTCCTGTGATCAGTACCCGGCAGCACTCACCCTCCTGTGCCCGGCAGCACTCACCCGCCTGTGATCAGTACACATCAACACTCACCCTCCTGTGCCCGGCAGCACTCACCCTCCTGTGATCAGTACCCGGCGGCACTCACCCTCCTGTGATCAGTACACAGCAACACTCACCCTTCTGTGATCAGTACACAGCAGCACTCACCCTCCTGCGCCCGGCAGCACTCACCCTCCTGTGCCCACTGTTTGATGGACGCGTTGTTCTGCTCCGCTGTGAGCTCCTCGCTGCAGAGTTCCTCCTGTCGGTGCAGGACTCCCAGCAGGTCGCATAAGAGCTGGATGCCCCCAACCTGGAGAAATAAGAGTTAATTACCCCATCACACGGCGGCATTCACCGGGGGGGGGCGGACACAAACCGTGTTGTTTAATCTGTGAGCCCACGGACAGCCGGATGgctgtggctgatgggattagGAGTGCTGGTCTGCCTAGGGGCAGTGAATACAGTCGGCCACCAGAGGGAGCCGGCGCCGCGTGGATCGGGATTTGGGAAGATGCCCCTGTGCCCCGCGATCGCCTCCGCCAGCCGTCTCCCATCATATACTCCGGCTGAACCTGAACCGGGTACCCGGGTACTCATCCCGTGTTCTTATTACTTGGTGAGTCACGACGCAGTCTTCCTGCCACCACCAGCACAGCCAGGGCGGCAGGGCATGGGGTAACTACCACTTTTTATGGTGGGCAATTGCAGTTCTAATTGTGGCCACAGGGTGGGGCATTTGGTACAAGAAGCTGTCAGTTCCCCAGCGGCCTCTGTGATTGGCTGTATTCTGCCCCTGGGTACAGCTGGTACGGGGACCCAGGGGTGAAGGGAGACCAGGAAGCTGCTTTCTGGGGTCGGAGGATTGGGGGCCGCTGGGATGTTGAATGACCCCCCCCGCCTTATTATTTGTAACGGCCGCTGCGGAGAGACtgtgggggcactgacaagaaACACCCCGTGACACCCCTTGTCCGGGGGGTATTGGGGCGCAGTTATTATACCTCATGTTACCCCCGCACTCACGCTCCATAAACACTGCACCCTACTCACACTCACTCCATAAACACTGCACCCTACTACACCACTCTGCACCCTACTGCACCCCACTCACACTCAGGACATTCCTAATTTCTCTGCCCCTGGGAAACCCccaaacattaaccctttaatatccCATCACACAGATTCTATCGCAGGGACTCGGTAATGGCGGCAGCCAATTGGTTCTAATGACGGTTGTTATGGAAACCGCGACTTTCGATtctgaatggagtcacctgtattcaagcagggattccagctgtgataaagcAAGCAGAAAAGCAACAATCAGGAAGctaagatatcattaaatcagaggagactgtgtgaccccgagaatctgccccttcaccccgagactggggtaaagaccctgagaatctcccccttcaccccgagactggggcaaaaaccctgagaatctgccccttcaccccgagactggggtaaaaaaccctgagaatctgccccttcaccccgagactgggttaaaaaaccctgagaatctgccccttcaccccgagactgggttaaaaaaccctgagaatctgccccttcaccccgagactggggtaaaaaaccctgagaatctgccccttcaccctgagactgtggtaaaaaaccctgagaatctgccccttcaccccgagactggggtaaagaccctgagaatctcccccttcaccccgagactggggcaaaaaccctgagaatctgccccttcaccccgagactggggtaaaaaaccctgagaatctgccccttcaccccgagactgggttaaaaaaccctgagaatctgccccttcaccccgagactgggttaaaaaaccctgagaatctgccccttcaccccgagactggggtaaaaaaccctgagaatctgccccttcaccctgagactgtggtaaaaaaccctgagaatctgccccttcaccccgagactggggcaaaaaccctgagaatctgccccttcaccccgagactggggtaaaaaaccctgagaatctgccccttcaccccgagactgggttaaaaaaccctgagaatctgccccttcaccccgagactgggttaaaaaaccctgagaatctgccccttcaccccgagactggggtaaaaaaccctgagaatctgccccttcaccctgagactgtggtaaaaaaccctgagaatctgcccttcaccccgagactgtggtaaaaaaccctgagaatctgccccttcaccccgagactggggtaaaaaaccctgagaatctgccccttcaccccgagactggggtaaaaaaccctgagaatctgccccttcaccccgagactggggtaaaaaccttgAGACTCAGACCAAACCTGACGATTCCCAGATGTGTCTCACCCCCCACCTGCCCCATCTCTCAGGGGTCCCGCAGTAAATGCCCCCGGCTGTCAGTGTCCCCGCGTATCGCGCTCTCGTGACGCTCTCTGTCTGTAACCGGAGTCTCTTTTTATCAGGGAGGATATCGATCCGCCGGCCGTCTCCTTCCTGAATCTCGCAGGGAGCGATCCGGATAACCAGCGGCGGGAAACTGCAACTCCCACGCTGCTCAGCCTGCGCTCTACGCCCCGGCAACGAGGGGCCCCGCTGGGTGTGGCGTGTCACGGGGGATATAATTCCTATATACCGGGGCCAGCCGCTACACGCTGCGTGAAACACGCCAGTCCACAGGTAACACGGCTCCTCGCTGCGCTCCTGAGGGCTGCAGAGACCCTAAATGTTCTgccctgcgggggggggggggggcgtcagaTTCTGGCACCAGAGGACACGGGAACCAAAAGCACCAAGGAATCCGGAACCGACCCAAAGAATCCCGACCCAAAGAATCCCGACCCGATCCAAAGAATCCCGACCCAAAGAATCCCGATCCAAAGAATCCCGACCCGATCCAAAGAATCCTGACCCAAAGAATCCTGACCCAAAGAATCCCGACCCGATCCAAAGAATCCTGACCCAAAGAATCCCGACCCAAAGAATCCCGATCCAAAGAATCCCAAAGAATCCCGACCCAAAGAATCCCGACCCAAATAATCCCGATCCAAAGAATCCCAAAGAATCCCGACCCAAAGAATCCCGACCCAAAGAATTCCGATCCAAAGAATCCCGACTCGACCCAAAGAATCCCGACCCAAAGAATTCCGATCCAAAGAATCCCAACCCAAAGAATCCCAACCCGACCCAAAGAATCCCGACCCAAAGAATCCCAACCCGACCCAAAGAATCCCAACCCAAAGAATCCCAACCCAAAGAATCCCAACCCGACCCAAAGAATCCCGACCCAAAGAATCCCAACCCAAAGAATCCCAAAGAATCCCGACCCAAAGAATCCCAACCCAAAGAATCCCAACCCAAAGAATCCCAACCCGACCCAAAGAATCCCGACCCAAAGAATCCCAACCCGACCCAAAGAATCCCAACCCAAAGAATCCCAACCCGACCCAAAGAATCCCGACCCAAAGAATCCCAACCCAAAGAATCCCAACCCGACCCAAAGAATCCCGACCCAAAGAATCCCAACCCAAAGAATCCCAACCCGACCCAAAGAATCCCAACCCGACCCAAAGAATCCCAACCCAAAGAATCCCGACCCAAAGAATCCCGACCCAAAGAATCCCAACCCGACCCAAAGAATCCCAACCCAAAGAATCCCAACCCGACCCAAAGAATCCCGACCCAAAGAATCCCGACCCAAAGAATCCCAACCCAAAGAATCCCGACCCGCTTTCCGAGCCGCTCGTTGAGGATCTGGTCTGTTTAACTCCGTCGTGTCCAAAATCTGATTGCACCGTTTGCTGACGAGGGGTAAAGTTGGAAGAGGCAGCCTTCGCCCCTCACTCCAGAGATCCCCCGCCTCGTGCCGCTGAGTGCACACTCACACCACTGACCCAGCAGTTCCTACTCACCGGGGAGCTGATGCCAAGGAGTACGGCTACCGGAAAGCTCCACATGTTGGACACCGGTCGGCTCGGTCAGCCGCGCTCGTCGGCGGTCATGTTGGGGTATTGCCCCTCGGGCTGGGCACTCGGGGGGGGCAGCAGACATGCACCCCGGTCTGGGGACTCGCGGCAGATCTGCACCTTCTCACACGAGAGAGCAGAGTGACAGCAGAGAGCGGCGAGCACTCCGAGACAGCCTCACAAACCCCTCCTCTGAGCGAGAGGGGGGAGAGCTCCTCGTTCCTCAAACCCGCCATGAAACCGGCCGACACTTACCCCGCCGGCAGCAGAGCGCAGTGCCTGCATGAAGCCAGGTGAAGGAGCAGCAACTACCTGGAGAGGTTCACATTACCTGCATGAAGCGAGGTATATAAACAGTAACTACCTAAAAACAAGTTCCCGGAGCATTAACTACATTGAGAGAGGTGTGGCACCTGCATGAAGCGAGGTGTAGAAAGGGTATCTAAAACTAGGTGCAGGAGCAGAAACTAGGTGAAGCGAGGTGTGGTAGCTGCATGAAGCTTGGTGTATCTGCATGATATGAGGTACAGGAGCGGTACCGGCATGGAGCGAGGTGTGGTATCTGCATGAAGTGTGGTGAAGTAACTATGT includes:
- the SCTR gene encoding secretin receptor encodes the protein MWSFPVAVLLGISSPVGGIQLLCDLLGVLHRQEELCSEELTAEQNNASIKQWAQEGCAGMWDNLSCWPSVALGDTVIRPCPEILQIITGTKGFVYRNCTEDGWSGTFPPVHVACGYDVNDTVFEDVKTYYMHLKTLYSVGYGTSLVSLSLALLLLASFRRLRCTRNYIHMHLFASFILRAMSIFIKDAVLFSAEDAQYCSVYLDGCKYIMIFFQYCIMANYSWLLVEGLYLHTLLVVSFFSEWKYFCWYIALGWGSPLVFIIAWSICRHLYENIGCWDINSNASVWWIIRGPVVLSIFINFILFVRIIRILMKKLRTSDVWGSDLGQYKRLARSTLLLIPLFGVHYIIFAFFPEDVSSGTVEIRLSFELALGSFQGFVVAVLYCFLNGEVQFEIQRKWRRWHLRDYFWLRQQKNSVVSNGGSALTQVMQVSRSSQREQRSSIGQKSSIM